Part of the Thiobacter sp. AK1 genome is shown below.
CTGCGCGTGGTAATGCTCACCATCGCCGACGAAGATCACGAGATCCGTGACGCCATTGAGCGGGGCGTCGATGGCTACATCCTCAAATCCAGCGAACCGGAGCAGATCCTGCAAGCCATCCGCTCCGTGCATGCCGGTCACAGCATGCTGCCCGCCCACATCATGCAAAAAATGGCGCGCGGCGAACTGACCCAGAAAGTATTCGACAAGCTCTCCCAGCGCGAGCTGGAAATTGTCACCTATGTCGCGCGCGGCATGAGCAACCGCGCCATCGGCGAGGCGCTGGGCCTGTCAGAAAACACCGTGCGCAACCATCTGCGCAGCATCCTGGACAAGCTGGGCCTGGCCAACCGGGTGCAGGTGGCCACCCTGGCCCTGGAGCAGGGCCTCGTGCGCCGCCGCGAAGGCGGCAAACCGCCGAGTTGACCCATCCCTCCGGATGCGCCGGCTGGCGCCGCGGCGCCAGCCCTATTGGCTCACCTCACCCCGTGCGCCAGCGGCCATGCGCGCTTCCCTGGCGCACCTTCCCCGGCCGACGGGCCGAAGGCCCGGGGCGGCGGGCCCTCTGGCCCCCGCCGGCGTGGTCGGAAAAGACTAGACATCCGTGGTTTTTGTGTTATATTGGCAGCGCAAGTGTGATGCTTGTTTCTGTTCAACTAGTGCTTTCCGCCCCGACTCCCATCGGGGCTTTTTTTTGCCTCAGGCCCGACCGCCGCGGTGCTATGCTCGGTCAGGTGCGAAAGGAGGCTAAACCATGAAAGCGGCGGAGCTGCTGGTACGCTGCCTGGAGGAGGAGGGCGTTCGCTTCATCTACGGCGTGCCCGGGGAGGAGAACCTCGACGTGATGGATGCCCTGCTGGGCTCGTCCATTCGTTTCATCACCACCCGTCACGAGCAAGGAGCAGCCTTCATGGCAGACGTGGAGGGGCGCCTGACCGGGCGGCCGGGCGTGTGTTTGTCCACCCTCGGCCCCGGCGCCACCAATCTGGTCACCGGTGTGGCAGATGCCAATCTGGACCACGCCCCAGTGGTGGCCATCGCGGGACAGGCAGCCACCAGCCGCCTGCACAAGGAGTCCCACCAGGTGTTGGACCTGGTCAATCTGTTCCAGCCCATCACCAAGTACGCCACCCAAATCCTCAATCCGGAGATCATCCCGGAAGTCGTGCGCAAGGCTTTCAAGACCGCGAGCAGCGCCAAGCAGGGCGCTTGCTTCATCGAGTTCCCGGAAAACATCGCCCACATCGCAGACCTGGAGGCGCAACCGCTGCGGCCGGTGCCGGTGACGCTGCCCCATCCCGCACCGGAACGGGTGGCGGCGGTGGCCGAAGTGATCAGCCAGGCCCAATTCCCCTTGATCCTCGCCGGCAATGGCGTGGTACGCGCGCGTTGCTGCGACGCGCTGGTGGCCTTCGCGGAGAAGTTGAACATTCCGGTGGTCACCACCTTCATGGCGAAGGGCGCCATCCCAGATTCCCATCGGCTGTCCC
Proteins encoded:
- a CDS encoding response regulator transcription factor yields the protein MTIRVILVDDHPLFRKGLEHLFANQPDVAITGQFATLADARQWLEQGGQADVALLDRGLPDGDGLSLVSEFKRAGLRVVMLTIADEDHEIRDAIERGVDGYILKSSEPEQILQAIRSVHAGHSMLPAHIMQKMARGELTQKVFDKLSQRELEIVTYVARGMSNRAIGEALGLSENTVRNHLRSILDKLGLANRVQVATLALEQGLVRRREGGKPPS